In the genome of Candidatus Krumholzibacteriia bacterium, the window CTCGATCTGACCGTGTCGCACGACCCGAAGGACGCGGTGAAGGGAGCCGATGTGGTCTACACCGACGTGTGGGCGAGCATGGGGCAGGAGGCCGAGGCCCAGGAGCGTGCCAGGGCCTTCGCGGACTACCAGCTCAACGACCAGCTCCTCGCGCACGCCGGCGACGACGCGATCGTGCTGCACTGTCTCCCGGCACACCGGGGCATGGAGATCACCGACGAGGTCATGGACGGTCCGCGCAGCCGCGTCTACGACGAGGCAGAGAACCGTCTCCACGTCCAGCGCGCGATCCTCAGCCTGCTGATGCCCTGACGTGGGCGTACGACGCGCGGTCCTGCTGGTGGCGATGGGGGTGGCGATCACCCTCGCCGCCTGCGCCGAGGTCGGTCGTCCTCCGGGTGGACCGGTCGATCGCACGCCACCGTCCCTGGTGTCGGTCGATCCGGGATCGCTGGCGACCGACGTCGACCTCGAACAGCCGCTGCGCTTCGAGTTCAGCGAGAAGATCGACCGGCGCTCGGCCGCGCGCGCCCTCACGACCGTTCCGCGGCTGGTCCTGGAGCGTCCCGACTTCGACGACCTCACCGTCGTCTTCGAGCCCACCGAGACCTGGCCGCCCGACACGGTGGTGGTGTGGACGCTCACCACCAGCCTGCGCGACGGCCACGGCGTGGCGCTCGAGGAGGAGATCCGGGGGGCCTTCACCAGCGCCGAGTCGTTCCCCCCGGGCAGGATCACCGGCGACGCGAGCCTGAAGCCCGATCCGACGCTTCCCGACACCGCCAAGGCCCCCGAGGTCGACTGGACGCAGCTGCGGGCCGAGCTGGACCTGCCGCCGCCGGAGGGCTCGCGGGTGACCACTCGATGGCGCACCGCCGACGGGGACGAAACGGGGCGCTTCACCCTCCGATGGCTCGACGTGCCGTCGGGGCCCTACCAGCTGACCGCCTACCTCGACCGCAACGGCAACGCGCGGCGTGACGAGCGCGAGCCCGTGGCCGAGGTGGACAGCTTGTTCCTGGGTCCGGCGGACAGTACATTGACCCTCGATGAGTCGGATCTCGTGCTGATCGACCGGGAAGGCCCGGTCCCCGTGCGGTTCCGGTTGGTCTCGGTGGAGGTCGACACCGTCGACGTGGTGTTCTGGGCCCGCGGGGAGGTCGCCGATCGCTCGGTGTCCTCGGCGGCCGACACCCTGGGACGGGCGGAGGTCGAAGTTCCACCGGGCCGCGTGTCGTGGGGGGCGTGGGTGGATCTGGTGGCCGACGGTCGCTTCGGTCCCGACTCTCTCGGGTCGAGCGAACCCTTCCTGGCCCCGGACACGCTCGAAGTGGCTCCGGCCACGGTGGAGTCCCTCGACGTCCGCTGGCCCGACAGCACCCTGAGCTTCGAC includes:
- a CDS encoding Ig-like domain-containing protein, whose product is MGVRRAVLLVAMGVAITLAACAEVGRPPGGPVDRTPPSLVSVDPGSLATDVDLEQPLRFEFSEKIDRRSAARALTTVPRLVLERPDFDDLTVVFEPTETWPPDTVVVWTLTTSLRDGHGVALEEEIRGAFTSAESFPPGRITGDASLKPDPTLPDTAKAPEVDWTQLRAELDLPPPEGSRVTTRWRTADGDETGRFTLRWLDVPSGPYQLTAYLDRNGNARRDEREPVAEVDSLFLGPADSTLTLDESDLVLIDREGPVPVRFRLVSVEVDTVDVVFWARGEVADRSVSSAADTLGRAEVEVPPGRVSWGAWVDLVADGRFGPDSLGSSEPFLAPDTLEVAPATVESLDVRWPDSTLSFDAIDTLRNPPVPFDLQIVPPAPE